In Onychostoma macrolepis isolate SWU-2019 chromosome 04, ASM1243209v1, whole genome shotgun sequence, one DNA window encodes the following:
- the LOC131539389 gene encoding uncharacterized protein LOC131539389, with translation MLAVSVDGNRKHYRFKSAARSEEQAIFDGVFIANDDDVARFVDYVHTSTSHVSGRGVCGGQWSAARKTSQKSSGKTDEEGLELAVCRHGVLLRALNMFRGEIFAYPLYLQKQMACKQVTFFAMDVACKYWPYLRRVTEKCPELQDLLTMRPFLSVFHAKAHDFKCEVKWSGPYQEGAGSTLGEEVEQCNAFLSRIAVTTKHMSKAGRIDMLTVMAMRWNQRKFDNLASTLARRYRKATIALQCQLHNLQAMKMEMDITDNQLESWIIDINEWAEATTSPNDADLAAVASRIEELVANVKRRSQRLYKDNDGCKGRAQIRRKIWEEKKVLSVVEKYNTLVPNAEHLTLDTILSDKIVWPWQLTHSDSVDLRTKRKAFDIVMAVRRLEEEKRILIAEMNKHWKSLCTRADTCHPSFLM, from the exons ATGCTTGCAGTATCTGTTGATGGAAACCGCAAGCACTACAGATTCAAGAGTGCAGCAAG ATCGGAGGAACAAGCCATCTTTGATGGCGTGTTCATCGCGAATGATGATGACGTCGCAAGATTCGTGGACTATGTCCATACCTCAACCAGTCAT GTCTCTGGAAGAGGTGTCTGTGGAGGGCAGTGGTCAGCGGCGCGCAAAACGTCTCAGAAGTCCTCAGGAAAAACAGACGAGGAGGGCCTGGAACTCGCTGTATGTCGTCATGGGGTTCTCCTTCGTGCCCTTAATATGTTCAGGGGGGAGATTTTTGCCTACCCCCTGTACCTCCAAAAGCAAATGGCCTGTAAGCAAGTGACATTTTTCGCTATGGATGTGGCATGCAAGTACTGGCCTTACCTCCGGAGAGTGACAGAGAAATGCCCTGAGCTTCAGGATCTCCTCACCATGAGGccatttctttctgtttttcatGCCAAAGCTCATGATTTCAAATGTGAG gtaaaatgGAGTGGACCGTATCAGGAGGGCGCTGGTTCGACTCTTGGGGAAGAGGTGGAGCAGTGCAACGCCTTCCTCTCAAGGATTGCTGTTACCACAAAGCACATGTCAAAAGCAG gaCGCATAGACATGCTGACGGTCATGGCCATGCGCTGGAACCAACGAAAGTTTGACAACTTGGCTTCCACCCTTGCCCGCCGATATCGGAAG GCCACAATAGCCCTGCAATGCCAGTTGCATAACCTGCAGGCCATGAAAATGGAAATGGACATCACAGACAATCAACTGGAGAGCTGGATCATTGATATCAATGAGTGGGCAGAAG CAACAACATCCCCAAACGATGCTGATCTTGCTGCTGTAGCCAGCCGAATTGAGGAGCTGGTGGCAAATGTTAAAAGGAGGTCCCAGCGTCTTTATAAAGATAATGACGGATGCAAAGGACGTGCCCAGATCCGCCGAAAGAtctgggaggaaaaaaaagtactttCTGTAGTGGAAAAGTATAACACCTTGGTTCCTAATGCAGAACATCTGACCTTAGACACCATTCTATCTGACAAGATTGTTTGGCCATGGCAGCTTACACACAGTG ACTCTGTAGATCTAAGGACGAAGAGGAAGGCGTTCGACATAGTGATGGCAGTCAGGAGACTTGAGGAGGAGAAGAGGATTCTTATTGCAGAGATGAACAAGCATTGGAAGTCTCTTTGCACCCGTGCAGACACATGTCATCCCAGCTTTCTAATGTGA
- the LOC131538500 gene encoding uncharacterized protein LOC131538500, with the protein MTKPKFRPCPSCQVHQQANRKTCSVCFATLPSKRKLQTAHINVDWGQRVIKNKNASRVVASAQIAVQKLSALGYMPILFISQRHKGTGKLVADVVTHLPPTQANTGFLTSMKKAYNFIIKVYDVPQPQRDQHLTRDQPQPQQDQHLTLDQPQPQQDQHLALDQHLTLDQPQDQHLTLDQPQPQQDQHLALDQHLTLDQPQDQHLTLDQPQPQQDQHLALDQHLTLDQPQDQHLTLDQPQPQQDQHLALDQHLTLDQPMGVARPFLGGL; encoded by the exons ATGACGAAGCCAAAATTCAGGCCCTGCCCAAGCTGCCAGGTCCATCAGCAGGCCAACCGCAAAACGTGCAGTGTTTGTTTCGCCACGCTGCCGAGCAAGCGAAAATTACAAACTGCACACATTAATGTTGACTGGGGCCAGAGGgtcatcaaaaacaaaaatgcatcgCGGGTGGTGGCCTCTGCCCAAATAGCT GTCCAAAAACTTTCTGCCTTGGGCTATATGCCCATATTGTTCATTAGCCAGAGGCACAAGGGCACAGGCAAGTTGGTGGCAGACGTAGTCACGCATCTGCCACCAACGCAAGCCAACACAGGTTTTTTAACAAGTATGAAGAAGGCATATAACTTCATTATCAAAGTGTATG ATGTGCCCCAGCCACAACGAGACCAGCACCTTACCCGAGACCAGCCCCAGCCACAACAAGACCAGCACCTTACCCTAGACCAGCCCCAGCCACAACAAGACCAGCACCTTGCCCTAGACCAGCACCTTACCCTAGACCAGCCCCAAGACCAGCACCTTACCCTAGACCAGCCCCAGCCACAACAAGACCAGCACCTTGCCCTAGACCAGCACCTTACCCTAGACCAGCCCCAAGACCAGCACCTTACCCTAGACCAGCCCCAGCCACAACAAGACCAGCACCTTGCCCTAGACCAGCACCTTACCCTAGACCAGCCCCAAGACCAGCACCTTACCCTAGACCAGCCCCAGCCACAACAAGACCAGCACCTTGCCCTAGACCAGCACCTTACCCTAGACCAGCCCATGGGCGTCGCTAggccatttttaggggggctttag